From the Butyrivibrio fibrisolvens genome, one window contains:
- a CDS encoding Zn-finger containing protein, giving the protein MRFRDYLIKFNNFMYTHMQGRYITYGYDALSKFLFGITLILIFVNIIASSGIISLITLFLIIYCYYRLLSKKIPERYKENEQYISIRNKVVGFFKNFRYNADQARHYHIYKCPGCGQKIRIPRGKGNIMVRCPKCNTEFKKRA; this is encoded by the coding sequence ATGCGATTTAGGGATTATCTTATTAAATTCAACAATTTCATGTATACCCATATGCAGGGAAGATACATAACATATGGCTACGATGCCCTTTCCAAATTTTTGTTTGGAATTACTCTGATACTCATATTCGTAAATATAATAGCTTCAAGCGGAATTATAAGTCTTATTACTCTTTTCCTCATCATATATTGTTATTATCGGCTTCTTTCCAAGAAAATACCTGAAAGGTATAAAGAGAATGAGCAGTATATCAGTATCAGGAACAAGGTAGTAGGTTTTTTCAAGAACTTCAGATACAATGCTGATCAGGCAAGACACTATCACATCTACAAGTGTCCAGGTTGCGGTCAGAAGATACGTATCCCACGCGGCAAGGGCAACATAATGGTAAGATGTCCAAAATGTAATACTGAATTCAAGAAAAGGGCATAA
- a CDS encoding DUF5685 family protein, whose protein sequence is MFGYITINKPEIKFKEFDIYHAYYCGFCRILKKEYGLSGQATLTYDLTFLIMLLSGLYEPEEKIGQTHCIVHPIVKQSTRINKFSTYAADMNVLLAYYKCRDDWEDEHKVSKLLYSKLLLSAVHKAEQRYPQKASFIKEGLRRINECEESGEQNVDKISGLFGEIFAEIFCYEEDDWASALRKIGFFLGKFIYILDACDDIEKDMEKGTYNPFKEMWQKDPENFDTFCSELLTMMISECCKAFEMLPIIENVTILRNILYSGVWVKYEVIHGTRIKKLSKNS, encoded by the coding sequence ATGTTCGGTTATATTACCATAAACAAACCCGAGATCAAGTTTAAAGAGTTTGATATATATCATGCTTACTATTGCGGATTCTGCCGTATACTCAAAAAAGAGTACGGCTTGTCCGGTCAGGCTACGCTTACTTATGACCTTACTTTTCTTATCATGCTCTTGTCAGGTTTATATGAGCCGGAAGAAAAGATCGGTCAGACACACTGCATAGTTCATCCTATAGTCAAGCAATCAACAAGGATCAACAAGTTCTCCACATATGCTGCTGATATGAATGTCCTCCTTGCCTACTACAAATGCAGAGATGACTGGGAGGATGAGCACAAAGTATCCAAGCTTCTATACTCAAAACTCCTTCTAAGTGCCGTTCATAAAGCCGAACAAAGGTATCCACAGAAAGCCTCTTTTATCAAAGAAGGACTTCGCCGCATCAATGAATGCGAAGAATCAGGCGAACAGAATGTCGATAAGATCTCCGGATTATTTGGTGAGATATTCGCCGAGATTTTCTGCTATGAAGAGGACGACTGGGCTTCTGCTCTCAGAAAAATAGGCTTTTTCCTGGGAAAGTTCATATACATATTAGATGCCTGCGATGACATAGAGAAGGATATGGAAAAAGGAACTTACAATCCTTTCAAAGAAATGTGGCAAAAAGATCCTGAGAATTTCGATACATTCTGCTCTGAGCTTCTGACTATGATGATCTCGGAGTGCTGTAAAGCTTTTGAAATGCTACCTATAATTGAGAATGTTACTATACTTCGTAATATTCTGTACTCAGGTGTCTGGGTCAAATACGAAGTAATTCATGGAACCAGAATCAAAAAGCTTTCAAAAAACAGCTGA
- a CDS encoding J domain-containing protein, producing the protein MSDPYKVLGITRDASDDEVKKAYRNMSRKYHPDANINNPNKDKAEEMFKLVQQAYQQIMKERSGDYSSSDPSGRYGSGYGGFGGFGDFSDFGFGGFNNQRAAGEDDEDAIHLRAAVNYIQGRHFREALNVLDTIRNRSAMWYYYSAVANNGVGNNATALQHAQTALNMEPGNRNYQELVQILSSGGSWYMQKSSSYGYPFGGSVDCSRLCMTMILCNVCCGGGGCFVPFFCI; encoded by the coding sequence ATGTCAGATCCTTATAAGGTGTTGGGAATAACAAGAGATGCCAGTGATGATGAGGTCAAAAAAGCCTACAGAAACATGTCCAGAAAATATCATCCCGATGCCAATATAAATAATCCCAATAAAGACAAAGCCGAGGAAATGTTCAAGCTTGTACAACAGGCTTACCAGCAGATCATGAAAGAAAGATCCGGAGATTATTCAAGTTCCGATCCATCCGGAAGATACGGATCAGGATACGGCGGATTTGGTGGTTTTGGAGATTTTAGCGACTTTGGATTTGGTGGTTTTAACAATCAGAGAGCTGCCGGTGAAGATGATGAAGATGCTATCCACCTTCGAGCAGCAGTCAATTATATACAAGGCCGTCATTTTAGAGAAGCTCTAAATGTACTTGATACTATAAGAAACAGATCTGCAATGTGGTACTACTACAGTGCAGTTGCCAATAACGGTGTGGGTAACAATGCTACTGCCCTGCAGCATGCCCAGACAGCTCTTAATATGGAGCCCGGTAATCGCAATTATCAGGAACTTGTACAGATCTTAAGTTCAGGCGGTAGCTGGTATATGCAAAAGAGTTCTTCCTATGGTTATCCATTTGGAGGAAGCGTTGACTGTTCAAGGCTTTGCATGACCATGATACTTTGTAATGTATGCTGCGGAGGAGGCGGTTGCTTCGTCCCGTTTTTCTG